From one Nycticebus coucang isolate mNycCou1 chromosome 14, mNycCou1.pri, whole genome shotgun sequence genomic stretch:
- the LOC128564596 gene encoding LOW QUALITY PROTEIN: dipeptidyl peptidase 3-like (The sequence of the model RefSeq protein was modified relative to this genomic sequence to represent the inferred CDS: inserted 1 base in 1 codon; substituted 2 bases at 2 genomic stop codons) → MADTQYILPNDIGVSSLDCHEAFRLLSPTERLYAHHLSRAAWYGGLAVLLQTSPEAPYIYALLSRLFRAQDPDQLRQYALTEGLTEEEYQAFLVYAAGVYSNMGNYKSFGDTKFVPSLPKEKLEHVILGSEAAQQDPEGVRGLWQACGELMFSLEPRLXHLGLGKEAITTYFSGDCTMEDAKLAQDFLDSQNLSAYNTRLFKEVDQEGKPHYEVRLASVLGTEPAPDSEVTSKLKSYEFQGSYFRVTRGDYAPILQKVVEQLEKAKAYAASSCQEQMLAQYVENFTQGSIEAHKRGSLFWIQDKGPIVESYIGFMESYRDPFGSRGEFEGFVAMVNKAMSAKFERLMESAEQLLKELPWPSAFEKDTFLTPDFTSLDVLTFAGSGIPAGINIPNYDNLRQTEGFKNVLLGNVLAVAYTTPREKLTFLEDDDKDLYIQWKGPSFDVQVGLHELLGHGSGKLFVQDEKGAFNFDQETVINPETGEQIQSWYQSGETWDSKFSNIASSYEDCQAESMGLYLCLNPQVLEIFGFQGADAEDVIYVNWLNMVRAGLLALELYTSEASSWRQARFVILRVLLEAGEGFVTITPTTGSDGQPNAQVRLDRSKIXVCRPTLEQFLRRLQVLKSTGDVARGRALFEGYATVMDAPPECFLTLRETVLLRKESQKLIVQPNTRLEGSEVQLLEYEASAAGLIQSFSQRFREDGPELEEVLTQLAAADAXFWRGPREALSDKA, encoded by the exons ATGGCGGACACCCAGTACATCCTGCCCAATGACATCGGTGTATCTAGCCTGGACTGCCATGAGGCCTTCCGCCTGCTGTCACCCACAGAACGCCTTTATGCCCACCACCTGTCACGGGCCGCCTGGTATGGAGGCCTGGCTGTGCTGCTTCAGACGTCCCCTGAGGCCCCCTACATCTATGCCCTGCTCAGCCGCCTCTTCCGCGCCCAGGATCCGGACCAACTACGCCAATATGCCTTGACTGAGGGCCTTACAGAGGAAGAGTATCAGGCATTCCTGGTCTATGCTGCGGGTGTCTACTCCAACATGGGCAACTACAAATCCTTTGGTGACACCAAGTTTGTTCCCAGCCTGCCCAAGGAGAAGCTGGAACATGTGATCCTGGGGAGTGAGGCCGCCCAGCAGGACCCAGAGGGCGTCAGGGGCCTCTGGCAAGCCTGCGGGGAGCTCATGTTCTCTCTGGAGCCGAGGCTTTGACACCttgggctggggaaggaggcaatCACAACCTATTTCTCTGGGGACTGTACCATGGAAGATGCCAAACTCGCTCAAGACTTTCTGGACTCACAGAACCTCAGTGCCTACAACACGAGGCTCTTCAAAGAGGTCGACCAGGAAGGGAAGCCCCACTATGAGGTGCGGCTGGCATCCGTGCTTGGCACAGAGCCTGCCCCAGACTCTGAAGTGACTTCCAAGCTGAAGAGCTATGAATTCCAGGGGAGCTATTTCCGGGTGACCCGGGGAGACTATGCTCCCATCCTCCAGAAGGTGGTGGAGCAGCTGGAGAAAGCCAAGGCCTATGCAGCCAGCAGCTGCCAGGAGCAGATGCTGGCCCAGTACGTAGAAAACTTCACCCAGGGCTCCATTGAGGCCCACAAGAGGGGCTCCCTCTTTTGGATCCAGGACAAGGGGCCCATAGTGGAAAGCTACATTGGGTTCATGGAGAGCTACCGCGACCCCTTTGGTTCCCGAGGAGAGTTTGAAGGCTTCGTGGCCATGGTGAACAAGGCCATGAGCGCCAAGTTTGAGCGGCTCATGGAAAGTGCAGAGCAGCTGCTGAAGGAGCTGCCCTGGCCATCGGCCTTTGAGAAGGACACATTCCTCACCCCGGACTTCACCTCCCTGGATGTTCTTACTTTTGCTGGCTCTGGCATTCCTGCTGGCATCAACATCCCCAACTATGACAACCTAAGGCAGACAGAAGGCTTTAAGAATGTGTTGCTGGGGAACGTGCTGGCTGTGGCCTACACCACACCACGGGAGAAGCTCACTTTCCTGGAGGATGATGACAAGGACCTGTATATCCAGTGGAAGGGGCCCTCCTTCGACGTGCAGGTGGGGCTGCATGAGCTACTGGGCCATGGTAGCGGCAAACTCTTTGTGCAGGACGAGAAGGGAGCGTTCAACTTTGACCAGGAGACAGTGATCAACCCAGAGACGGGGGAGCAGATTCAGAGCTGGTACCAGAGCGGGGAGACCTGGGACAGCAAGTTCAGCAACATCGCCTCCAGCTACGAAGATTGCCAGGCTGAGAGCATGGGCCTGTACCTCTGCCTTAACCCCCAAGTGCTGGAGATCTTTGGCTTCCAAGGGGCTGATGCAGAAGACGTGATCTATGTGAACTGGCTCAACATGGTTCGGGCCGGGCTGCTCGCCCTGGAGTTATATACCTCTGAGGCCTCCAGCTGGAGGCAGGCCCGATTTGTGATCCTGAGGGTCTTGCTGGAGGCTGGCGAGGGATTCGTGACCATTACTCCCACCACAGGCTCCGATGGGCAACCTAATGCCCAGGTCCGCCTGGACCGCAGCAAGA TGGTCTGCAGGCCCACCCTGGAGCAGTTTCTACGGAGACTCCAGGTGCTGAAGTCCACAGGGGACGTGGCCAGAGGGCGGGCCCTATTCGAGGGGTATGCTACAGTCATGGACGCACCCCCTGAGTGCTTCCTCACACTCAGGGAGACAGTGCTGCTGCGCAAGGAATCTCAGAAACTCATTGTTCAGCCCAATACTCGCCTGGAAGGCTCCGAAGTGCAGCTTTTGGAATATGAGGCCTCGGCAGCTGGCCTCATCCAATCCTTCTCCCAGCGCTTCCGAGAGGATGGGCCTGAGTTGGAGGAGGTCCTCACCCAGCTGGCTGCAGCTGATGCCTGATTCTGGAGAGGCCCCAGGGAGGCCCTGTCTGACAAGGCTTGA